Proteins from a single region of Cherax quadricarinatus isolate ZL_2023a chromosome 89, ASM3850222v1, whole genome shotgun sequence:
- the LOC128697317 gene encoding uncharacterized protein, with amino-acid sequence MDNDKPEECKVCFNNYDEELRRPRTLPCGHTFCSQCIEDTIKNAQLTCPSCRAEHSATDATQFPISYTMEAVIKKLRSIQVTSVGTMSTKCGQDPTRSISKKLQSLVQEHKNSISNLIRECEEALSQLSKYQGQVRDWKTQHHQLQDRLYDLLEQNKAAIELLEQEDTSVLTMTTEGEAGKKQLQIMLENLNTVNTAQEVFTTTVEADHYNVEVEDWIQKCQELFPDVNTVYTSVKVSEVLEALDHSSTLVFLDLAWPGSLPQPGSLPQPGSLPQPGSLPQPGSLPQPGSLPQPGSLPQPGSLPQPGSLPQPGSLPQPGSLTQPRSLPQPGSLAGSNRLHIQLSCNTTLGRQFVLLCTGQHSGSSYLNTKLLKVGYMGEPGECVIGGDYQYNNGEGGAALLSHQDDHQYQKSVSAGDVGSWRLLESHRSAQFYITTRDLPGRYQWSGIFSKVVKGMDVVRAAVNHSDITEVTVVDCGVVLTL; translated from the exons GATAACGACAAACCAGAGGAGTGTAAAGTGTGCTTTAACaattatgatgaagaactacgACGACCACGCACTCTGCCGTGTGGTCACACATTCTGCTCTCAGTGTATTGAAGATACAATTAAGAATGCTCAGCTCACCTGCCCCAGCTGCCGTGCTGAGCACAGTGCCACAGATGCTACTCAATTCCCAATCAGCTACACTATGGAGGCTGTGATAAAGAAACTCAGAAGTATCCAGGTTACATCAGTGGGAACAATGTCAACAAAATGTGGTCAAGACCCCACAAGAAGCATCAGCAAGAAGTTACAGTCTTTGGTACAGGAACACAAGAACAGTATCAGTAACCTTATAAGAGAGTGTGAAGAAGCACTGTCCCAGCTGAGCAAGTACCAGGGGCAGGTGAGGGACTGGAAGACCCAGCATCACCAACTGCAGGACAGACTCTATGATCTGCTGGAGCAGAACAAGGCAGCAATAGAGCTCCTGgaacaggaggataccagtgtaCTGACAATGACAACAGAAGGTGAGGCAGGAAAGAAGCAGCTGCAGATCATGCTGGAGaacctcaacacagtcaacactgcaCAGGAGGTCTTCACAACCACTGTTGAAGCTGATCACTACAATGTGGAGGTTGAAGATTGGATCCAGAAGTGCCAGGAACTCTTCCCAGATGTCAACACTGTCTACACCTCAGTAAAG GTGAGCGAGGTGTTGGAGGCGCTGGATCACTCCTCCACTCTGGTATTTCTTGACCTGGCCTGGCCTGGATCACTGCCCCAGCCTGGATCACTGCCCCAGCCTGGATCACTGCCCCAGCCTGGATCACTGCCCCAGCCTGGATCACTGCCCCAGCCTGGATCACTGCCCCAGCCTGGATCACTGCCCCAGCCTGGATCACTGCCCCAGCCTGGATCACTGCCCCAGCCTGGATCACTGCCCCAGCCTGGATCACTGACCCAGCCTAGATCACTGCCCCAGCCTGGATCACTGGCTGGATCAAACAGACTCCACATCCAGCTGAGTTGTAACACTACACTGGGCAGACAGTTTGTGTTGTTGTGTACTGGACAACACTCAGGCTCCTCCTACCTCAACACTAAACTGTTGAAGGTGGGGTACATGGGTGAACCAGGGGAGTGTGTGATAGGTGGAGACTACCAGTATAAtaatggtgagggaggagcagcACTGTTGTCTCACCAGGATGATCACCAGTACCAGAAGTCAGTCAGTGCTGGTGATGTGGGGTCTTGGCGGCTGCTGGAGAGTCACCGGAGTGCCCAGTTCTACATCACCACCAGGGACCTCCCAGGTAGATACCAGTGGTCCGGTATCTTTAGTAAAGTTGTGAAGGGTATGGATGTGGTGAGAGCAGCAGTCAACCACAGTGACATTACTGAGGTGACTGTGGtggactgtggtgttgtgttgacactctag